A window of Salmo trutta chromosome 31, fSalTru1.1, whole genome shotgun sequence contains these coding sequences:
- the jmjd4 gene encoding 2-oxoglutarate and iron-dependent oxygenase JMJD4: MDRESYHNCCSLVKISRQSYEQFWSSHFVDYIEKDLSYSKFFKKYLLPNHPCMFSRKFTEDWKCRKQWVTEEGKPNFQKLLQQFDETPVPVANCNAKEYNANPKQIIPFKEFIHYWREYIQNGHSSPKGCLYLKDWHMSRDFPEHNVYTTPVFFSSDWLNEYWDTLEVDDYRFVYMGPKGSWTPFHADVFHSYSWSANICGRKKWLLYPPGQEEFLRDSHGNLAYDVTAPEIRDKLQFPHCDEACQPLEIIQEAGEIIFVPSGWHHQVYNLEDTISINHNWLNGCNVDIMWQFLQNELSAVQREIEEWRNTMDSWHQHCQVIMKSCSGIDYGEFASFLKIIADNRMSFLSSCSENNSSNYPRHLSETLATLGLHHAAFDLQRVAHILECMLCNEDFKRLDHSTLSSQPESLLQQIRETMLSTRGQHSLYQE, from the exons ATGGACAGGGAGTCTTATCATAACTGCTGCAGCCTCGTTAAAATATCAAGGCAATCCTATGAACAATTTTGGTCTTCGCACTTTGTGGATTACATAGAGAAGGATTTGAGCTATTCCAaattctttaaaaagtacttaCTTCCTAACCACCCATGCATGTTCTCGAGGAAATTTACTGAAGACTGGAAATGTAGGAAACAGTGGGTCACTGAAGAGGGGAAGCCAAACTTCCAGAAACTGCTGCAGCAATTTG ATGAGACTCCGGTTCCAGTTGCAAACTGCAATGCGAAAGAATACAATGCGAACCCCAAACAAATTATTCCTTTCAAGGAATTTATTCACTACTGGAGAGAGTACATACAGAATGGACACTCGTCACCAAAAGGATGTCTCTATCTGAAAGATTGGCACATGTCAAG GGATTTTCCTGAACACAATGTTTACACTACCCCAGTCTTCTTTTCTTCTGACTGGCTTAATGAGTATTGGGATACTTTGGAGGTGGATGACTACCGGTTCGTCTACATGGGACCCAAAGGCTCATG GACGCCATTCCACGCTGATGTGTTCCACTCCTACAGCTGGTCAGCGAACATCTGTGGCAGGAAGAAATGGCTCCTGTATCCCCCAGGCCAAGAAGAGTTTCTACGAGACAGCCATGGCAACCTTGCTTATGACGTCACTGCCCCTGAGATTCGAGACAAGTTGCAATTCCCACACTGTGATGAGGCTTGCCAACCACTAGAGATCATTCAGGAAGCAGGGGAGATCATATTTGTGCCCAGTGGTTGGCACCATCAGGTTTATAATTTG GAAGACACCATCTCCATCAACCATAACTGGCTGAATGGCTGCAATGTGGACATTATGTGGCAGTTCCTTCAGAATGAACTGTCTGCTGTCCAGAGGGAAATAGAGGAATGGAGGAACACTATGGATTCATGGCATCAGCACTGCCAG GTCATCATGAAGTCTTGCTCTGGGATTGACTATGGGGAATTTGCCTCTTTCCTGAAGATTATCGCTGACAACCGCATGTCCTTCTTGAGTTCTTGCTCCGAAAACAACTCCTCAAATTACCCACGTCATCTTTCAGAGACCCTTGCCACATTGGGACTTCACCATGCTGCCTTTGACCTGCAGAGGGTGGCTCACATTCTAGAATGCATGCTCTGCAATGAAGACTTTAAGAGACTTGATCATTCAACTCTGAGCTCACAACCTGAAAGTTTGCTGCAGCAGATTCGAGAGACCATGCTCTCCACTAGAGGGCAGCACTCCCTTTACCAGGAATAG
- the LOC115169579 gene encoding synaptosomal-associated protein 47 isoform X1, with translation MTCPTRDIPIHSWPGSYYINSEKRWDAGTLSLTRTMLRFTSDQSKENLVGFRLSRIMEIKMESSSFIFSTLTVLEHGNIKHWFGSLRPNRVVVYNVLEHFWRERLLSPSAEVQGAEAQPTKGRELINLVAGAQRRLEDTGNVLHHQGEQFDNVMHGLGKIDSDLGVADRLLSELESPPWWPFGKLPWKSQQDVKAEHAAREAACKGTGTGKHRVITSVPAIVSRGGDSDLKPGCLMVMVSSLEVRDTNYVLLHRFQRDEVDDIRVHNPYEISVRQRFIGKPDICFRLLSAKMPEAMSVLEMQYKKKVEYTSEYSAFMTTPATTPCDQDQGSVWNAAGLLQYQETEVPITVPAGELSQVQVHVLKPEVTQAEAQEIRQMLMQLKNLALEAETELERQDEALDILTSSTDRATMHIDKHTCRMKRLL, from the exons ATGACATGCCCAACCCGAGACATCCCCATCCACAGCTGGCCAGGCTCCTACTACATCAACAGTGAGAAGCGCTGGGATGCCGGCACCCTGTCCCTGACCCGCACCATGCTGCGCTTCACCTCAGACCAGAGCAAAGAGAACCTGGTTGGCTTCCGCCTCTCAAGGATCATGGAGATCAAGATGGAGTCGTCCAGCTTCATCTTCAGCACTCTGACCGTGTTGGAGCATGGGAATATCAAGCACTGGTTCGGCTCGCTGAGGCCCAACCGGGTGGTGGTCTACAATGTCCTGGAGCATTTctggagggagaggttgttgtccccaTCTGCTGAGGTTCAGGGGGCCGAGGCACAGCCGACCAAGGGGAGGGAGCTGATTAACCTGGTTGCGGGGGCTCAGAGACGGCTAGAGGACACAGGGAATGTCCTCCACCACCAGGGAGAGCAGTTTGATAACGTCATGCATGGCCTAGGCAAGATTGACTCTGATCTGGGCGTGGCAGACAG GCTACTGTCTGAACTGGAGTCTCCCCCTTGgtggccttttggcaaactacccTGGAAGAGTCAGCAGGATGTCAAGGCTGAGCATGCTGCCAGAGAGGCTGCTTGTAAGGGTACAGGAACAGGCAAGCACAGAGTGATCACCAGCGTACCAGCCATCGTCTCCAGAGGTGGAGACTCAGACCTGAAGCCTGGTTGCTTGATGGTGATGGTCTCCTCATTAGAAGTCCGAGACACAAACTATGTGCTCCTCCACCGCTTTCAGAGGGATGAGGTGGATGACATCCGGGTGCACAATCCGTATGAGATCAGTGTGAGGCAGAGGTTCATAGGGAAGCCAGACATATGCTTCCGACTCCTGTCGGCTAAGATGCCGGAGGCCATGTCAGTGCTAGAGATGCAGTATAAGAAGAAGGTGGAGTACACAAGTGAGTACTCTGCCTTTATGACGACCCCAGCTACGACGCCATGTGACCAGGATCAAGGTTCAGTATGGAATGCAG CAGGCCTGCTGCAGTACCAGGAGACAGAGGTCCCCATTACAGTCCCAGCAGGAGAGCTGTCCCAGGTGCAGGTGCATGTCCTTAAGCCAGAGGTCACTCAGGCTGAGGCTCAGGAAATCCGACAG ATGCTGATGCAGCTGAAAAACCTGGCTCTGGAGGCTGAGACTGAGCTGGAGAGGCAAGACGAGGCCCTGGATATTCTGACCAGCTCTACGGACCGGGCCACTAtgcacatagacaaacacacctgCCGCATGAAGAGGCTGCTGTAG
- the LOC115169579 gene encoding synaptosomal-associated protein 47 isoform X2 has product MTCPTRDIPIHSWPGSYYINSEKRWDAGTLSLTRTMLRFTSDQSKENLVGFRLSRIMEIKMESSSFIFSTLTVLEHGNIKHWFGSLRPNRVVVYNVLEHFWRERLLSPSAEVQGAEAQPTKGRELINLVAGAQRRLEDTGNVLHHQGEQFDNVMHGLGKIDSDLGVADRLLSELESPPWWPFGKLPWKSQQDVKAEHAAREAACKGTGTGKHRVITSVPAIVSRGGDSDLKPGCLMVMVSSLEVRDTNYVLLHRFQRDEVDDIRVHNPYEISVRQRFIGKPDICFRLLSAKMPEAMSVLEMQYKKKVEYTSEYSAFMTTPATTPCDQDQGSVWNAGLLQYQETEVPITVPAGELSQVQVHVLKPEVTQAEAQEIRQMLMQLKNLALEAETELERQDEALDILTSSTDRATMHIDKHTCRMKRLL; this is encoded by the exons ATGACATGCCCAACCCGAGACATCCCCATCCACAGCTGGCCAGGCTCCTACTACATCAACAGTGAGAAGCGCTGGGATGCCGGCACCCTGTCCCTGACCCGCACCATGCTGCGCTTCACCTCAGACCAGAGCAAAGAGAACCTGGTTGGCTTCCGCCTCTCAAGGATCATGGAGATCAAGATGGAGTCGTCCAGCTTCATCTTCAGCACTCTGACCGTGTTGGAGCATGGGAATATCAAGCACTGGTTCGGCTCGCTGAGGCCCAACCGGGTGGTGGTCTACAATGTCCTGGAGCATTTctggagggagaggttgttgtccccaTCTGCTGAGGTTCAGGGGGCCGAGGCACAGCCGACCAAGGGGAGGGAGCTGATTAACCTGGTTGCGGGGGCTCAGAGACGGCTAGAGGACACAGGGAATGTCCTCCACCACCAGGGAGAGCAGTTTGATAACGTCATGCATGGCCTAGGCAAGATTGACTCTGATCTGGGCGTGGCAGACAG GCTACTGTCTGAACTGGAGTCTCCCCCTTGgtggccttttggcaaactacccTGGAAGAGTCAGCAGGATGTCAAGGCTGAGCATGCTGCCAGAGAGGCTGCTTGTAAGGGTACAGGAACAGGCAAGCACAGAGTGATCACCAGCGTACCAGCCATCGTCTCCAGAGGTGGAGACTCAGACCTGAAGCCTGGTTGCTTGATGGTGATGGTCTCCTCATTAGAAGTCCGAGACACAAACTATGTGCTCCTCCACCGCTTTCAGAGGGATGAGGTGGATGACATCCGGGTGCACAATCCGTATGAGATCAGTGTGAGGCAGAGGTTCATAGGGAAGCCAGACATATGCTTCCGACTCCTGTCGGCTAAGATGCCGGAGGCCATGTCAGTGCTAGAGATGCAGTATAAGAAGAAGGTGGAGTACACAAGTGAGTACTCTGCCTTTATGACGACCCCAGCTACGACGCCATGTGACCAGGATCAAGGTTCAGTATGGAATGCAG GCCTGCTGCAGTACCAGGAGACAGAGGTCCCCATTACAGTCCCAGCAGGAGAGCTGTCCCAGGTGCAGGTGCATGTCCTTAAGCCAGAGGTCACTCAGGCTGAGGCTCAGGAAATCCGACAG ATGCTGATGCAGCTGAAAAACCTGGCTCTGGAGGCTGAGACTGAGCTGGAGAGGCAAGACGAGGCCCTGGATATTCTGACCAGCTCTACGGACCGGGCCACTAtgcacatagacaaacacacctgCCGCATGAAGAGGCTGCTGTAG